One window of Candidatus Neomarinimicrobiota bacterium genomic DNA carries:
- a CDS encoding tetratricopeptide repeat protein yields the protein MADINNIKYSILLILIAITTPIQGQQSSSDPALNAYRQGDYDKAIELYSELLAKNSDDKNLKFNLGGAFYQKGTLNSAKSGFEDALTLEAPEAKSRAYYNLGNTLFRMNKPEKSLEAFKYAMKFNPEDEDAKFNYEFVKSMLEENEEKQEGDDEQQEENEDSEEEQDTDEKEDENEQNKDDQESEQEKEDDQESERQKEQNKQQQEEKKKSREEYQDMLEALEQQEMQALKDYIQARTVKKRSPEKDW from the coding sequence ATGGCAGATATAAATAATATAAAATATTCAATACTTTTGATCCTGATAGCGATTACAACGCCGATTCAGGGTCAGCAGAGCAGCTCCGACCCCGCTCTGAACGCATACCGGCAAGGAGATTACGATAAAGCTATAGAGTTATACTCCGAACTGTTGGCAAAAAACAGTGATGATAAGAACCTGAAATTCAACTTAGGCGGGGCGTTCTACCAGAAAGGAACTCTTAATTCTGCTAAGTCGGGCTTTGAAGACGCCCTCACGTTGGAGGCGCCCGAAGCGAAGTCGCGGGCATATTACAACTTAGGGAACACCCTCTTCAGAATGAATAAACCGGAAAAGAGCCTCGAAGCGTTCAAGTATGCTATGAAGTTCAACCCTGAGGATGAGGACGCAAAATTCAACTACGAATTCGTGAAGAGCATGCTTGAAGAAAACGAAGAGAAACAGGAAGGGGATGACGAACAGCAAGAGGAGAACGAGGATTCGGAAGAGGAGCAGGATACGGACGAAAAAGAGGATGAAAACGAACAGAATAAAGACGACCAAGAGAGTGAGCAGGAAAAAGAGGATGACCAAGAGAGTGAGCGGCAAAAGGAGCAGAATAAACAACAACAAGAAGAAAAGAAAAAGTCTCGGGAAGAATATCAGGATATGTTAGAGGCGTTGGAACAGCAAGAGATGCAGGCGCTCAAGGATTACATACAGGCGCGCACCGTAAAGAAACGCAGCCCGGAAAAAGATTGGTAA